The Triticum urartu cultivar G1812 chromosome 5, Tu2.1, whole genome shotgun sequence genome contains the following window.
AATTGGATGTGTGCATCATGATAATGCAGAGGCCGGGGTCTTTCCTCTTTtcgaaagaaaaaagaaaagaaaaaagaaaaagaaaaaatgcaATGCGAAttgatttatttatttgttttgcttggtttgtttatttatttattttgacTCACGAATTGATTTCATTTTTATTTTGACCCGGGAACTGAATTTTTGTAACACTCGAGATCACCAActtatttttcaaataaatctcaATGAGCGTTCTTTTCTAACTACTCcgtccgttccgaattacttgtcgcaggtatggatgtatctagatgtattttagttctaaatacatctatttttgcgacgagtaatttggaacggagggagtaggtacGGAGCCCAGCTTTTTAGACAAGGTCACAGGGACTTCCACGCCAATATAAGCAATGGTCAATTTAGTCATTCGTGACCAGCTCAACTCTAGTGTTCTGCTGTGGACTTCAGCGTGGTATTTTTTCAGAAAAAAAAGTTTCTGAAAGAAGAAGTCCAGAGAGGAGAGCTGCCGGTCTCCCTATGCTGGTTGCAGCATCTATATATGGCGCGCCATATTCTGTTCTATCACCTGCAGCAAGCTCATCCACCAATCTACAAACCTAAAATCCCACTTCAGAAGCAAACCAATCCCAGACAAGAGCTCAAATGGCGTCCCAGCTGGTCGAGAGCCACCTCACCGGTGCCGAGATCGTCAAGGGGGACGACGTCTGCAAGAAGAGGTCCGTCGAGCTCCTCGAGGAGCTAAGCCTCCCAAAAGGCCTCTTTCCACTGAGCGACATCGAGGAGGTCGCGTACAACCGCGAGAGCGGGTTCGTGTGGATGCTtcagaagaagaagaacgagCACACCTTCAAGAAAATCAAGCAGACCGTCTCCTACGCCACCGAGGTGACAGCTTTTGTTGAAAAGGGTAAGATCAAGAAGGTCACCGGGGTCAAGGTCAAGGAGCTGTTTCTGTGGCTCAGTTTGGTTGAGGTCTATGTCGATGAGTCCGCCAATGAAAAAGTCACCTTCAAGACTGGTACCGGCCTGTTTGACACCCATGACGCATCCGCATTCGCTCTCGGAGAATAGGGAGCTGGTAAAAAATGCCACAAAAATAAAGTCAGTGAATGGTTCGGCACTACACATGTTACGTAGAAGTATATGTTTCCGTTTTCATGTAATCTATAGATTATTGCACGAATATTGCTCCCTTTCACTTATAAGCGTTCACTGAAAGAATAATTGTACTTATACCCCCTCTTCTTTCCCACATCGATCACTCTTGACTTCCCACTGTTGCCCCCATCTTTGTGTGAGAGAGAACAAGGACCTTATCAACAAATAATTAAGCAAGGCTCTGAAATACAACTTGAACCATGACATGCACAAAAGAACTCAAATTTTGACCCTCTGTATCTGGATTTTCATGTTGATTTTAACATTGCATCATTGTGGATGTATGTTGTATCAATGTCTCGAACAAACAGAGCAGGAGCGAGAGTGGGATGGCGATATAGTGGAATAATTTCCTATTTTGTTGATTTTAATTTTCTCACTAATATCAGATCATCGGAGATTATTTTCATATTTGCGCCAATGGAAAACAGATGGCTAGTGTCCTTTGCATTTTTTCTTAGGCGCACATTTTTATGTGATAACAAGTTCTTCTCTCAGATGTAGTTTTGTATTAGAAGACCACTGAAAAAATGCAAACGAAAAAAAACAGGACAAAAGCACAAACCAAAGCAAACCTCAACTAGCCAAAACCTAAGAACCCCTACTGCTATGGCTGAGGCTGCATGATCATCATATTATTTCTCATTCTAAGTTTAGGGTTGCTAGAAATTAGTTAGTTTGAGGCTAAGTTTTCTGTTGTTAAATTATCTTATAATTTGATGTGAAAAATAGCTGTAAAATGACTAAGTTCGTGATTGCTAAACTATGGAATATGTTTTGTTAATTTGGTGAGGAAAAACAGCTGGGAAATATGCCAAAGTAAGTTATTCCAAACAGTTAAATAGGCAAAACATAATTCGGTGAATTGATATGGATGCCAAGCTACTCTGTTCTTTAATAGCAGAACCTAATTTGACAACTATTGGGAACGAATGCAAGATGCAGGTGAGGAACTTTGGGAGATCCTGAACATACATACAT
Protein-coding sequences here:
- the LOC125556264 gene encoding uncharacterized protein LOC125556264 yields the protein MASQLVESHLTGAEIVKGDDVCKKRSVELLEELSLPKGLFPLSDIEEVAYNRESGFVWMLQKKKNEHTFKKIKQTVSYATEVTAFVEKGKIKKVTGVKVKELFLWLSLVEVYVDESANEKVTFKTGTGLFDTHDASAFALGE